The following are from one region of the Anolis carolinensis isolate JA03-04 unplaced genomic scaffold, rAnoCar3.1.pri scaffold_15, whole genome shotgun sequence genome:
- the fhad1 gene encoding forkhead-associated domain-containing protein 1 isoform X3, which produces MPSPGLRPLSKDDVISKLGSEISRLSAFESECGRKDVLIAELQAEIVALNDRLAAPKAEFQQKLVALEEEVVAKAEEIKALREQINNLQKNTSEVLCHSISERDLQIAHWKSEMETLKKSYSMTTGLVTSLQKDVTVKDQRIQQLKTDTEKLKREIREKDNQLARVSAQCSRIKEEMKRELREREANDYENRISELELHARRSEDDLKKSQTEQETLAKQLAQKSKSEGALREECAYRLQQLQEMARRERLIRSDMDLAATQAQSFRHQITEILFFQLPEESVTEQQIVEKIKHIQAANVEYCQKEIELREEMRAKRSETEQVSANVETLKDALEGVQDFLQTPYCSHSLRTKVSDLQNVHLTPPALDVQAATVQILGELLNWVEATEGLIWDLELDLSTCEKGMSSYMKTLRDHHHNNIARLRTVEEAQEMFLQEKLKKMKDKLQEEFRGKEKDLQEVEKEHQKVLEGMIALEETKWKDAVEEEKKKVKALETQAKQLAEVIEQKAKSESMLHARITETLEDFEAAKRRKTFAEEKLLVCEKRLRGLENEMEAQRRKHLKEISEYKEQVKQHSQTIVHLENKHMKTVQRMEKAREENGTLWQQTGEMRREPCKSFLPEPASPERSHVFLKEELEAAKRRILSDEAVIAGLKKELAEARARVSDAIGELSEKQKVELERKQSLVQSQLREINDLQEELLNTRTLVGQKDADLQVVREELRNIREKMKEATKQRDGQHKAVQTEAPQVEDAVGKGPVLALSDLGLRCKGSRHEETIQRQKEALAELRHLVKALEKACPSDSEERKPEALIVCKKSSAEKTELKTETGQGTGLATTADTKLQSRVDPNVTIERTARLEMADALDLSENMYLDVMRDLANLADVKELAGTRTVMHLPRDEREKLKLLRQKDLRLLCGKIGQMKSRLERKESLLKEYEKDVGKLRANHQTLRACQSEIAKLGDRIYQEKEEKALLKEALERTRLQLIQERRLNRALKQHKVATPKKFPEIPKTIEGREKRVPFKDAA; this is translated from the exons GACGACGTGATTTCAAAACTCGGGAGCGAAATCAGCCGCCTCTCCGCCTTTGAGAGCGAGTGCGGTCGCAAAGATGTGCTGATTGCTGAGCTCCAGGCAGAGATTGTGGCATTGAATGACCGGTTGGCAGCACCGAAAGCAGAGTTTCAACAGAAGTTGGTGGCCCTCGAGGAAGAAGTGGTTGCGAAGGCTGAAGAGATTAAAGCTTTGAGAGAGCAG ATCAACAACTTGCAGAAAAACACCAGCGAGGTCTTGTGTCATTCCATTTCTGAACGGGATCTGCAGATTGCGCACTGGAAGAGCGAGATGGAGACGCTGAAGAAGAGCTATTCCATGACCACAG GGCTGGTGACCAGTTTGCAGAAGGACGTGACCGTGAAGGACCAGAGGATCCAGCAGCTCAAAACGGACACCGAGAAACTGAAGAGGGAGATCCGGGAGAAGGACAACCAACTTGCTCGCGTTTCTGCCCAG TGTTCGAGGATTAAAGAGGAAATGAAGCGGGAACTCCGGGAGAGAGAAGCCAACGACTACGAGAAC CGCATTTCGGAGCTGGAGCTCCATGCGAGGCGGTCAGAAGACGACCTGAAAAAGTCCCAAACAGAGCAGGAGACTTTGGCCAAACAGCTGGCACAGAAGAGCAAG TCCGAAGGAGCGCTGCGGGAAGAGTGCGCATACAGGTTGCAGCAGTTGCAAGAAATGGCGCGCCGGGAGCGGCTCATCAGGTCGGACATGGATCTGGCCGCGACACAG GCACAGTCCTTTAGGCACCAAATCACCGAAATACTGTTTTTCCAACTTCCAGAGGAGTCGGTGACAGAGCAGCAG ATTGTGGAGAAGATCAAGCACATCCAAGCCGCCAATGTGGAATATTGCCAGAAGGAAATCGAGTTGAGGGAGGAGATGCGAGCCAAAAGATCTGAAACAGAGCAAGTGTCCGCAAACGTCGAGACGTTGAAAGACGCCTTGGAGGGAGTCCAG GACTTCTTGCAAACTCCCTACTGCAGCCATAGTTTGCGGACAAAGGTCTCCGACCTTCAGAACGTCCACCTGACCCCACCAGCTTTGGACGTCCAAGCCGCGACGGTCCAAATCCTGGGCGAGTTGTTGAACTGGGTCGAGGCGACGGAAGGTCTCATTTGGGACTTGGAGCTGGACCTGTCCACCTGCGAAAAAG GAATGTCCTCCTACATGAAGACGCTACGGGACCATCACCACAACAACATAGCCCGGCTTCGGACGGTTGAGGAAGCTCAGGAGATGTTCCTGCAGGAAAAGCTGAAGAAGATGAAGGACAAACTCCAGGAGGAGTTCCGAGGGAAGGAGAAGGACCTTCAGGAAGTTGAGAAGGAGCACCAAAAG GTTTTGGAGGGTATGATTGCCTTGGAAGAAACGAAATGGAAGGACGCCgttgaggaagaaaagaagaaggtcAAAGCATTGGAAACTCAAGCGAAACAATTGGCTGAG GTAATAGAACAGAAAGCCAAATCAGAGTCAATGTTACACGCCAGGATAACAGAGACTCTGGAGGACTTCGAAGCGGCTAAGAGAAGAAAG ACATTTGCGGAAGAGAAGCTCCTGGTCTGCGAGAAGCGCCTCCGAGGCCTAGAGAACGAGATGGAGGCGCAGAGGCGGAAGCATCTGAAAGAGATATCGGAATACAAGGAGCAGGTCAAGCAACACTCCCAAACCATTGTGCATTTGGAGAACAAGCACATGAAAACCGTCCAGCGCATGGAGAAGGCGAGAGAGGAGAACGGGACGCTTTGGCAGCAAACAGGAG AAATGCGGAGAGAGCCTTGCAAATCCTTTTTGCCTGAACCCGCGTCTCCAGAAAGGTCCCACGTTTTCTTGAA GGAAGAATTGGAAGCCGCCAAGCGCCGAATCCTATCCGACGAGGCCGTCATCGCAGGATTGAAGAAGGAGCTCGCAGAAGCCCGGGCCAGAGTCTCCGACGCAATCG GGGAACTCAGCGAAAAACAGAAAGTGGAGCTGGAGCGGAAGCAGAGTCTGGTCCAGAGCCAGTTGCGTGAGATCAACGATCTTCAGGAGGAACTATTGAATACGAGGACTCTTGTGGGGCAGAAGGACGCCGACCTCCAAGTTGTCAGAGAAGAATTACG GAACATCCGAGAGAAGATGAAAGAAGCGACGAAGCAGAGAGACGGGCAGCACAAGGCGGTACAGACAGAAGCCCCCCAAGTGGAGGACGCGGTCGGGAAG GGACCGGTCTTGGCGCTCTCCGATCTGGGCTTGCGATGCAAGGGCTCTCGACACGAGGAGACCATCCAGCGCCAGAAAGAGGCCCTGGCCGAGTTGCGGCACCTGGTCAAGGCCCTCGAAAAGGCCtgcccttcgg ATTCAGAAGAAAGAAAGCCGGAGGCCCTGATCGTGTGCAAGAAAAGCTCCGCAGAGAAGACAGAGCTGAAAACAGAGACAGGACAAGGGACGGGTTTGGCGACAACCGCAGATACCAAG CTCCAAAGCCGAGTAGACCCCAACGTAACCATTGAGCGGACTGCAAGGCTGGAAATGGCCGATGCGCTGGACCTGAGTGAGAACATG TATCTTGACGTGATGCGGGACCTGGCCAACCTGGCGGACGTGAAGGAACTGGCGGGGACACGGACGGTCATGCATCTCCCGCGTGACGAAAGGGAAAAGCTCAAGCTTCTGCGGCAGAAGGACCTCCGTCTCCTCTGCGGGAAGATCGGCCAGATGAAGAGCCGCCTGGAGAGGAAGGAGTCGCTGCTGAAGGAGTACGAGAAAGACGTCGGGAAGCTCAG GGCCAACCATCAAACGCTGAGAGCCTGCCAGTCCGAGATTGCCAAACTGGGGGACCGGATCTaccaagagaaggaggagaaggctcTTCTGAAGGAAGCCCTGGAGAGGACCAGGCTGCAGCTGATCCAAGAGCGGCGGCTGAACCGGGCCCTCAAGCAGCACAAG GTAGCAACCCCGAAGAAGTTTCCCGAAATCCCCAAAACGATTGAAGGCAGAGAGAAAAGAGTCCCTTTCAAGGATGCTGCGTGA
- the LOC100566779 gene encoding taste receptor type 1 member 1-like, which translates to MRFAVSEVNRATDLLPNVTLGYEIYDACGPLANLYATLRLLSEADRAGRVAVPVAANYTFYRPRSLAAIGPDSSQEALTTAILLGAFLVPEVSYEATSPTLSQRRDFPSFLRTVPSDRLQVEALVLLLSSLGWTWVGLVGSDNDYGRQGLRMLQEVAPRHGICFAYQGFLPASGADTELVGIVRDVSSCGANVAVVFANKNSARAFMEEAVRQNVTGKVWVGTEDWSLSTEVWSVGGVSGVGTVLGVSVEQAHLPGMQDFEAVSATSETEDSQPAGCSRTDAAVSRNEGEMCSQACSRLRRPKSLTDWEMSPHDIQGAFSVYSAVYAVAHGLHRLLGCHTGPCRKQTVYPWQLLREVREVDFNLSHRRVRFDENGDTAAGYDLVQWVWEGQEWGYRVIGSFEQPDRLDLDQEKIRWHTQDNQVPTSVCSRDCGAGEQKVPQGTHRCCFHCVACLPGTFLNRNDLYTCQKCRREEWSPSGSESCFPRETVFLPFSDPVSLALLTAACLLLSLLAFTAALFVRHLGTPVVRSAGGPFSLVMLGALAGATLSVYGYFGPPGRLGCLLRMPLYNVNLSLCLSCMLTRSIQIALIFKAAGGLYDTWRRVKGPALLIVTLTGLQGLMVVISFATNHPTPRRDYSLSATSIFLLCSSEESIPVVAGGVYNGFLGVFCFGLSYLGKDLPSSYSEAKCLTFSLMVYFTSSISYVIASSVYVGRYLSAMYVASLLVTLGGVSTGYFSPKVFLILFRPELNTNQHFQMSIQSYTKRINAGD; encoded by the exons ATGCGCTTTGCGGTGTCCGAGGTCAACCGGGCCACCGACCTCTTGCCCAACGTCACTTTGGGCTACGAGATCTACGACGCCTGCGGCCCTTTGGCCAACCTCTACGCCACCCTGAGACTCCTGTCCGAAGCTGACCGGGCGGGCAGAGTGGCCGTCCCCGTGGCCGCCAACTACACCTTCTACCGGCCCCGGTCCCTGGCCGCCATCGGGCCCGACTCCAGCCAGGAGGCCCTCACCACCGCCATCCTCCTCGGAGCCTTCCTTGTACCGGAG gTGAGCTACGAGGCCACCAGCCCGACGTTGAGCCAGAGGCGGGATTTCCCTTCTTTCCTGCGGACGGTGCCCAGTGACCGGCTCCAG GTGGAGGCGCTGGTGCTGCTGCTGTCGTCCTTGGGCTGGACGTGGGTGGGGCTGGTGGGCAGCGACAACGACTACGGCCGGCAGGGCCTGCGGATGCTGCAGGAGGTGGCCCCGCGGCACGGAATATGCTTCGCGTATCAAGGCTTCCTCCCGGCGAGCGGCGCGGATACCGAGCTGGTCGGGATCGTGCGGGACGTGTCGTCCTGCGGAGCCAACGTGGCCGTCGTCTTCGCCAACAAGAACAGCGCCCGGGCCTTCATGGAGGAAGCCGTCCGGCAGAACGTCACCGGGAAGGTCTGGGTGGGCACCGAGGACTGGTCGCTCTCCACCGAGGTCTGGTCCGTGGGCGGCGTCTCGGGTGTCGGGACAGTCCTCGGGGTCTCCGTCGAGCAGGCCCACCTCCCCGGGATGCAGGACTTCGAAGCCGTCTCTGCCACGTCGGAAACGGAAGACTCCCAGCCTGCGGGATGCAGCCGGACGGATGCAGCAGTGTCCCGTAACGAAGGGGAAATGTGCAGCCAGGCGTGTTCGCGCCTGCGCAGGCCGAAGTCGCTGACCGACTGGGAGATGTCGCCGCACGACATACAAGGGGCCTTTAGCGTGTATTCAGCCGTCTATGCGGTCGCCCACGGATTGCACCGCTTGCTGGGGTGCCACACGGGACCGTGCCGGAAACAGACCGTCTATCCGTGGCag CTCCTGAGGGAAGTCCGTGAGGTGGACTTCAACCTCTCCCACCGGCGGGTCCGCTTCGACGAGAACGGGGACACCGCGGCCGGCTACGACTTGGTCCAGTGGGTCTGGGAGGGGCAGGAGTGGGGCTACCGGGTCATCGGGTCCTTCGAGCAGCCGGACCGCCTGGACCTCGACCAGGAGAAGATCCGGTGGCACACGCAGGACAAccag GTCCCCACGTCGGTTTGCTCCAGAGACTGTGGGGCCGGGGAGCAGAAGGTCCCACAAGGCACCCACCGCTGCTGCTTCCACTGCGTGGCCTGTCTCCCGGGGACCTTCTTGAACCGAA atgacctCTACACGTGCCAGAAGTGCCGGAGGGAGGAGTGGTCCCCGTCCGGGAGCGAGTCGTGCTTCCCCCGCGAGACGGTCTTCCTGCCCTTCTCCGACCCGGTCTCTCTGGCCCTGCTGACCGCGGCCTGCTTGCTCCTCTCCTTGTTGGCCTTCACGGCGGCCCTCTTTGTCCGCCACTTGGGGACGCCGGTGGTGCGGTCGGCGGGAGGCCCCTTCTCCTTGGTCATGCTGGGCGCTCTGGCCGGGGCCACCCTCAGCGTCTACGGCTACTTCGGCCCGCCGGGGAGGCTGGGTTGCTTGCTACGGATGCCGCTATACAACGTCAACTTGAGCCTGTGCCTGTCCTGCATGTTGACCCGCTCCATCCAGATCGCCCTCATCTTCAAGGCCGCCGGGGGGCTCTACGACACTTGGCGCAGGGTCAAGGGTCCGGCGCTTCTCATTGTCACCCTCACCGGACTGCAGGGGCTCATGGTCGTCATCTCCTTCGCCACCAACCATCCGACCCCGCGCCGGGATTACAGCCTTTCAGCCACGTCCATCTTCCTTCTCTGCAGCTCGGAGGAGTCCATCCCGGTGGTGGCCGGAGGAGTCTACAATGGTTTCCTGGGAGTCTTCTGCTTTGGTCTGAGCTACCTCGGCAAGGACCTGCCCAGTAGCTACTCCGAGGCCAAGTGCCTGACCTTCAGCCTCATGGTCTACTTCACCTCCTCCATCTCGTACGTCATCGCCAGTAGCGTCTACGTGGGGAGGTACCTGAGTGCCATGTACGTGGCCTCCCTCCTGGTCACCCTCGGAGGGGTCTCCACCGGGTACTTCAGCCCCAAGGTCTTCCTCATCCTCTTCCGCCCCGAGCTCAACACCAACCAGCACTTCCAAATGTCCATCCAGAGCTACACCAAGAGGATCAACGCTGGAGATTGA
- the LOC134294512 gene encoding chymotrypsin-C-like — protein MFTLLFVALFAGYAHGCGKPAYLPNVSRVVGGEDAKPHSWPWQVSLQYDKNGVWAHTCGGTLIESNWVLTAAHCISSSRTYRVLLGKQNLAEEEAGAVAVPVEKAIVHEKWNSFLVRNDIALLKLAEPVSFSDTIQPSCLPAEGSLLSQDYPCYVTGWGRLWTNGPIADNLQQGLLPVVDHETCTQRDWWGSMVKDTMVCAGGGEISGCNGDSGGPLNCASGDTWEVHGIVSFGSGLGCNTAKKPTVFTRVSAYIPWITEKINSN, from the exons ATGTTCACGCTCCTCTTTGTGGCTCTGTTTGCGGGCTATG CCCACGGCTGCGGCAAACCGGCCTATTTGCCCAACGTCTCCCGGGTCGTCGGAGGCGAAGACGCGAAGCCCCATAGCTGGCCTTGGCAG GTCTCCCTCCAGTATGACAAGAACGGGGTCTGGGCCCATACCTGCGGCGGGACCCTCATCGAGTCCAACTGGGTGTTGACGGCCGCCCACTGCATCAG CTCCAGCCGGACGTACCGGGTCCTTTTGGGGAAGCAGAACTTGGCGGAGGAAGAGGCCGGGGCGGTGGCCGTGCCCGTGGAGAAGGCCATCGTCCACGAGAAGTGGAACTCCTTCTTGGTCCG GAACGACATTGCGCTGCTGAAGCTGGCGGAACCCGTCTCGTTCAGCGACACCATCCAGCCTTCTTGCCTCCCGGCGGAGGGATCCCTGCTGTCCCAGGACTACCCCTGCTACGTCACCGGGTGGGGCCGCCTCTGGA CCAACGGCCCGATAGCGGACAACTTGCAGCAAGGGCTCCTCCCGGTGGTGGACCACGAGACCTGCACCCAGCGGgactggtggggctccatggtcAAGGACACCATGGTCTGCGCCGGAGGCGGGGAGATCTCCGGGTGCAAC GGTGATTCCGGTGGGCCCCTGAACTGTGCAAGCGGCGACACGTGGGAGGTCCACGGCATCGTCAGCTTCGGGTCGGGACTGGGCTGCAACACCGCCAAGAAGCCCACCGTCTTCACACGCGTGTCGGCCTACATCCCCTGGATCACGGAG AAAATCAACTCGAACTGA